From a single Halorussus limi genomic region:
- a CDS encoding bacteriorhodopsin produces the protein MISESLLYAVAGGAYVATLVVLVAWLRNVPTHLRRYCHLLLVVVGLGGAASFLASAGVGGVSVGGQTVLLPTFVNDAVAYSVLWFVTAMLARVSRRMLAVVTALPFLQVVAFQFGTPMGGLIALASTAVVIGGHLVIAYLFVGPIWRTAQALPDERRLLHWKSRNLLLFLIGMLIVFAFLSLAGAFTTFGAQVLNQYISVLIRVGFAGFLFVNVDALDAEDGRNATGSASSLADRASPGPDAAD, from the coding sequence ATGATTAGCGAGTCGCTCCTCTACGCGGTCGCGGGCGGCGCGTACGTCGCGACCCTCGTCGTGCTGGTCGCGTGGCTTCGGAACGTTCCGACTCACCTCCGGCGGTACTGTCACCTCCTGCTGGTCGTCGTGGGTCTCGGCGGGGCGGCCAGTTTCCTCGCGTCCGCCGGCGTCGGCGGCGTCTCGGTCGGCGGACAGACGGTCCTCCTCCCGACGTTCGTCAACGACGCGGTCGCCTACTCGGTGCTGTGGTTCGTCACCGCGATGCTGGCGCGCGTCTCGCGCCGGATGCTCGCGGTCGTCACTGCGCTCCCGTTCCTGCAGGTCGTGGCGTTCCAGTTCGGCACCCCGATGGGCGGTCTGATAGCGCTCGCCTCGACGGCGGTCGTCATCGGCGGTCACCTCGTCATCGCGTACCTGTTCGTGGGTCCCATCTGGCGGACCGCGCAGGCGCTTCCCGACGAGCGGCGACTGCTCCACTGGAAGTCGCGCAACCTCCTGCTGTTCCTCATCGGGATGCTCATCGTGTTCGCCTTCCTCTCGCTGGCGGGCGCGTTCACGACGTTCGGCGCGCAGGTCCTCAACCAGTACATCTCCGTGCTGATTCGGGTCGGCTTCGCGGGGTTCCTGTTCGTCAACGTCGACGCGCTCGACGCCGAAGACGGGCGGAACGCGACCGGGAGCGCCTCCTCGCTCGCCGACCGGGCGAGTCCGGGCCCGGACGCCGCGGACTGA
- a CDS encoding glycosyltransferase family 4 protein, which produces MHLLVAAHDFYPDPGSGGTGRYVYETTTRLADRGHDVSVLTRRRGDVPSRETIGGVRVARYDLEVAERSAPAIARQLPTAVRAVRDHLDALPDPDLLSFQGTVTDPLADLLVADDVPRSATFHSPWPTEYRIRAGHEADGTGRGFDRSAPRRRLNAALRERIERRTLAECEQVLALSRFMAGTLREVHGPVADPEIVPGGVDTERYRPDAGVYGPMADGRPPTEPDAMVDGGAASESGTDFLTVRRLSPRMGHGMLLRAFRRVVESDGAPADAGPHLYVAGDGPLRGELERLAADLGIADSVTFLGYVPDDDLPGAYAAADCFVLPTRELEGFGLATLEALASGTPVVATPVGGTTEILSSLRGDDRIPTEMVVESVDADSLAERMRTWAALSPAERADAGRACRDHARRNYTWDSTADALEAKYRELV; this is translated from the coding sequence ATGCACCTCCTCGTGGCCGCCCACGACTTCTACCCGGACCCCGGTTCGGGCGGCACCGGTCGATACGTCTACGAGACGACGACCCGACTCGCCGACCGCGGGCACGACGTGTCGGTCCTCACGCGCCGCCGCGGCGACGTGCCGTCGCGCGAGACGATTGGCGGCGTCCGGGTCGCGCGCTACGACCTCGAAGTCGCCGAGCGCTCGGCACCTGCAATCGCCCGCCAACTCCCGACCGCCGTCCGGGCGGTCCGCGACCACCTCGACGCCCTCCCCGACCCCGACCTCCTGAGTTTTCAGGGCACCGTCACCGACCCGCTGGCCGACCTGCTGGTCGCCGACGACGTGCCCCGGAGCGCCACGTTCCACAGTCCGTGGCCGACCGAGTACCGCATCCGGGCCGGCCACGAGGCCGACGGGACTGGTCGCGGGTTCGACCGGTCGGCCCCGCGTCGCAGACTCAACGCCGCGCTCCGCGAGCGAATCGAGCGCCGAACCCTCGCCGAGTGCGAGCAGGTCCTCGCGCTGAGTCGGTTCATGGCCGGGACGCTGCGCGAGGTCCACGGTCCGGTCGCCGACCCCGAAATCGTCCCCGGCGGCGTCGATACGGAACGCTACCGCCCGGACGCGGGCGTCTACGGACCGATGGCCGACGGTCGGCCTCCGACCGAACCCGACGCGATGGTGGACGGCGGCGCGGCGAGCGAGTCCGGCACCGACTTCCTCACGGTCCGTCGCCTCTCGCCGCGGATGGGCCACGGGATGCTCCTGCGCGCGTTCCGTCGGGTCGTCGAGTCCGACGGCGCGCCCGCCGACGCCGGACCGCACCTCTACGTCGCGGGCGACGGTCCGCTCCGGGGGGAACTGGAGCGTCTCGCGGCCGACCTCGGCATCGCCGACAGCGTGACGTTCCTCGGCTACGTGCCCGACGACGACCTGCCCGGAGCGTACGCCGCGGCCGACTGCTTCGTCCTGCCGACACGCGAGTTGGAGGGGTTCGGTCTCGCGACGCTCGAAGCCCTCGCGTCGGGCACGCCCGTCGTCGCCACTCCGGTCGGCGGGACCACGGAAATCCTCTCGAGCCTGCGCGGCGACGACCGGATTCCGACCGAGATGGTCGTCGAGTCGGTCGACGCCGACTCGCTGGCCGAGCGCATGCGAACGTGGGCCGCGCTCTCGCCCGCCGAGCGCGCGGACGCGGGCCGGGCCTGCCGCGACCACGCCCGACGGAACTACACGTGGGACTCGACGGCCGACGCGCTGGAAGCGAAATACCGCGAACTCGTCTGA
- a CDS encoding glycosyltransferase family 4 protein — MDLMSKGGGEAVAMNVLEALQGDHDLTLLTLTDPDLRELNDYFDTSVDVGSLTVERAGYLAPWLNDRFGLKYYVLQNALLGRYARRHSDEYDLLVSTINELGLESNAVQYVHFPFDWTVSCDDREHIFHPTVEEDSLYERLATRVAGVDREDIRQNALLANSGWTADVVEDAYGTRPEVVHPPIDTREFEDLPWSEREDGIVTVGRIERSKRIKELIRITEGVRERGRDLHLHVIGPTVDEEYREEVEALASGRDYVELEGEVPREELVERICTHKYGIHGKEYEHFGMAVAELAAGGAIPFVPNEGGQHAIVDDREELLYGSVADATEKIARVAADPDLQRELREPMGPSAIRRRFGRRRFQRRIREIVAEAMDRPATGVPGAPTDAPAERPASGD; from the coding sequence ATGGATTTGATGTCCAAAGGGGGCGGCGAAGCGGTCGCGATGAACGTGTTGGAGGCGCTTCAGGGAGACCACGACCTGACCCTGCTCACGCTGACCGACCCCGACCTCCGAGAACTCAACGACTACTTCGACACGAGCGTCGACGTCGGTAGTCTGACCGTCGAGCGGGCGGGCTATCTCGCGCCGTGGCTGAACGACCGGTTCGGCCTGAAGTACTACGTCCTCCAGAACGCTTTGCTCGGGCGCTACGCCCGGCGGCACAGCGACGAGTACGATTTGCTCGTCAGCACCATCAACGAACTCGGACTCGAATCTAACGCGGTCCAGTACGTCCACTTCCCGTTCGACTGGACGGTGAGTTGCGACGACCGCGAACACATCTTCCACCCGACCGTCGAGGAGGACTCGCTCTACGAGCGACTCGCCACGCGGGTCGCGGGCGTGGACCGCGAGGACATCCGCCAGAACGCCCTGCTCGCCAACTCCGGGTGGACCGCCGACGTGGTCGAAGACGCCTACGGCACCCGGCCCGAGGTCGTCCACCCGCCGATAGACACCCGCGAGTTCGAGGACCTACCGTGGAGCGAACGCGAGGACGGCATCGTCACGGTCGGGCGCATCGAGCGGAGCAAGCGCATCAAGGAGCTGATTCGAATCACCGAGGGCGTCCGCGAGCGCGGCCGCGACCTCCACCTCCACGTCATCGGCCCGACCGTGGACGAGGAGTACCGCGAGGAGGTCGAGGCCCTCGCGTCGGGCCGCGACTACGTCGAACTGGAGGGCGAGGTGCCCCGCGAGGAATTGGTCGAGCGCATCTGCACTCACAAGTACGGCATCCACGGCAAGGAGTACGAGCACTTCGGGATGGCCGTCGCGGAACTCGCCGCCGGCGGGGCGATTCCGTTCGTCCCGAACGAGGGCGGCCAGCACGCCATCGTGGACGACCGCGAGGAACTGCTGTACGGGAGCGTCGCGGACGCGACCGAGAAGATAGCCCGAGTCGCGGCCGACCCCGACCTCCAGCGCGAACTGCGGGAACCGATGGGACCGAGCGCGATTCGCCGCCGGTTCGGCCGCCGGCGGTTCCAGCGACGGATTCGCGAAATCGTCGCCGAGGCGATGGACCGGCCCGCGACCGGCGTTCCGGGGGCCCCGACCGACGCGCCCGCGGAGCGACCGGCGAGCGGAGACTGA
- a CDS encoding Gfo/Idh/MocA family protein, with product MALRLGAVGLGGLGSIELELYDEMSDVTVVAGADVSEGAREAFADTYDAPTYESHERLLAEHDLDAVTIVTPHTLHYEQAMDCFEEGADVFLEKPMVTGIENAASLVAAAEERGRILQVGYQRHFDPLFRELKRVVTSDRIGRIHAANAYLGQDWIEIQRGSWRTDPGLSGGGQLYDSGSHLLDALLWTLDAEPRSVAAVTDDRGEAVDVNSALAATLHRDEGPVTASVGVVGDGTHGEPDEGMVLWGTEGHVRYEDGRLTVHEDGATYEGEVAGDRDFTTLTRRKLSDFVRAVEERTEPAVPGSFGLRVTAMTEAAYEAAETGRTVDVQARIEAARPDAGAATADD from the coding sequence ATGGCACTTCGACTTGGGGCCGTCGGTTTGGGCGGTCTCGGGAGCATCGAACTCGAACTGTACGACGAGATGAGCGACGTGACGGTCGTCGCCGGCGCGGACGTGTCCGAGGGCGCGCGCGAGGCCTTCGCCGACACCTACGACGCGCCGACCTACGAGAGCCACGAGCGACTGCTGGCCGAACACGACCTCGACGCCGTCACCATCGTCACGCCTCACACCCTCCACTACGAGCAGGCGATGGACTGCTTCGAGGAGGGCGCGGACGTGTTCCTCGAAAAGCCGATGGTGACGGGCATCGAGAACGCCGCGTCGCTCGTGGCCGCGGCCGAGGAGCGAGGCAGGATTCTGCAGGTCGGCTACCAGCGCCACTTCGACCCGCTGTTCCGCGAACTCAAGCGGGTCGTCACCTCGGACAGAATCGGCCGAATCCACGCCGCCAACGCCTATCTCGGGCAGGACTGGATAGAGATTCAGCGCGGGTCGTGGCGGACCGACCCCGGCCTCTCGGGCGGCGGCCAACTCTACGACTCGGGAAGCCACCTGCTCGACGCCCTGCTCTGGACGCTCGACGCTGAACCCCGGAGCGTCGCGGCGGTCACCGACGATCGCGGCGAGGCCGTGGACGTGAACTCGGCGCTGGCGGCCACGTTGCATCGCGACGAGGGCCCGGTCACGGCCAGCGTCGGCGTCGTCGGCGACGGAACCCACGGCGAACCCGACGAGGGGATGGTCCTGTGGGGCACCGAGGGTCACGTCAGGTACGAGGACGGACGCCTCACGGTCCACGAGGACGGCGCGACCTACGAGGGCGAGGTGGCGGGCGACCGTGACTTCACGACGCTGACCCGGCGAAAACTCTCGGACTTCGTCCGGGCGGTCGAGGAGCGAACCGAACCCGCGGTGCCGGGGTCGTTCGGCCTCCGAGTCACCGCGATGACCGAGGCCGCGTACGAGGCGGCCGAGACCGGCCGAACCGTGGACGTGCAGGCCCGCATCGAGGCGGCGCGACCCGACGCCGGGGCGGCGACCGCCGACGACTGA
- a CDS encoding AsnC family transcriptional regulator, which yields MRELDETDLEILQLLVADARRPYKEIADAVNLSPPTVSDRIDRLRELGVVERFTVDLDRSLLSDGVAVLVDLHAEPGRVSAVRGGVEDIDGVEHVFVTADGHVVFHARLQDGAVEPLLAEVLDTDDIREYDVRLLADSAWHPDPRAVEFALECDECGNSVTSEGESARIDGDLYQFCCSSCKSRFEEQYEELKEAA from the coding sequence ATGCGAGAACTAGACGAAACCGACCTCGAAATCCTGCAACTCCTCGTCGCGGACGCCCGCCGCCCGTACAAGGAAATCGCGGACGCGGTGAATCTCTCGCCGCCGACCGTCTCGGACCGCATCGACCGCCTGCGCGAACTCGGCGTCGTCGAGCGGTTCACCGTGGACCTCGACCGGTCGCTGCTCTCGGACGGCGTCGCGGTCCTCGTGGACCTCCACGCCGAACCCGGCCGCGTCTCGGCGGTCCGGGGCGGCGTCGAGGACATCGACGGCGTCGAACACGTCTTCGTGACCGCCGACGGCCACGTCGTCTTCCACGCCCGACTGCAGGACGGCGCGGTCGAACCCCTGCTGGCGGAGGTGTTGGACACCGACGACATCAGAGAGTACGACGTGCGCCTGCTCGCGGACTCGGCGTGGCATCCCGACCCCCGCGCCGTCGAGTTCGCGCTGGAGTGCGACGAGTGTGGCAACTCGGTCACCAGCGAGGGCGAGTCGGCGCGCATCGACGGCGACCTCTACCAGTTCTGCTGTTCGTCCTGCAAGTCGCGCTTCGAAGAACAGTACGAGGAACTGAAGGAAGCGGCCTGA
- a CDS encoding Rieske (2Fe-2S) protein, whose protein sequence is MATEEPASDDEPTTEASFVRVADADELRDEGRTVARADGRAIALFHHEGEFRAVDNRCPHMGFPLADGTVDDGILTCHWHHARFELSCGDTFDPWADDVQSFPTEVRDGEVYVDPHPDPDLPPVEHWTDRLQTGLEESLRLVVAKSVIGLADEDVAYTEPLRQGLTFGARYRDDGWSSGLTILSAMANLQDALRPEDRKRALYTGLYRVAEDCEGEPPKFDQPSFSARDLSRERLESWFRETIEVRDRDGAERCLQTAVATLDPEEVADILYLAATDHLYMDAGHTFDFVNKACEALDHVGWDHADEVLPSVIPRLTEATRSEELSSWRQPVDVAELVFDAYDELPELAAEGADAEWDAPEGFIDTLLSDDPEEIVTAMKAAVQNGATPDGLAGAVAQAAGRRVARFGTSNEFGDWDTVHHTYTYANAVQKAALRTDSMAAYRAAVAGAMSVYLDRFLNTPPTPIPDGTEVDAPDDLREELLALFDEEGEVDSAGRLVAAYLADGGDPAELKRVLGEGLLREDADFHTLQNVEAAFQQFDLTEDPERAHTHLVATARYVSAHVPTRRSAEQTYTIADRLRRGERIHESD, encoded by the coding sequence ATGGCGACCGAAGAACCAGCGTCCGACGACGAACCGACGACCGAGGCGTCGTTCGTCCGCGTCGCGGACGCCGACGAACTCCGCGACGAGGGTCGAACGGTCGCGCGGGCCGACGGCCGGGCCATCGCGCTGTTCCACCACGAGGGCGAGTTCCGCGCGGTGGACAACCGGTGTCCCCACATGGGCTTTCCGCTCGCGGACGGCACCGTGGACGACGGCATCCTGACCTGCCACTGGCACCACGCCCGGTTCGAACTCTCCTGCGGCGACACGTTCGACCCGTGGGCCGACGACGTGCAGAGCTTTCCGACCGAGGTCCGGGACGGCGAGGTGTACGTGGACCCGCACCCGGACCCCGACCTACCGCCGGTCGAACACTGGACCGACCGACTCCAGACCGGACTGGAGGAGAGTCTGCGCCTCGTCGTGGCGAAGTCGGTCATCGGACTCGCAGACGAGGACGTGGCCTACACCGAACCGCTCCGGCAGGGCCTGACCTTCGGCGCGCGCTACCGCGACGACGGGTGGAGTTCGGGACTGACCATCCTCTCGGCGATGGCGAACCTGCAGGACGCGCTCCGACCCGAAGACCGGAAGCGGGCGCTCTACACCGGCCTCTACCGGGTCGCCGAGGACTGCGAGGGCGAACCGCCGAAGTTCGACCAGCCGTCGTTCTCGGCCCGGGACCTCTCTCGCGAGCGCCTCGAATCGTGGTTCCGCGAGACCATCGAGGTACGGGACCGGGACGGCGCCGAGCGGTGTCTCCAGACCGCCGTCGCCACGTTAGACCCCGAAGAGGTCGCCGACATCCTCTATCTGGCGGCGACCGACCACCTCTACATGGACGCGGGCCACACCTTCGACTTCGTGAACAAGGCCTGCGAGGCGCTGGATCACGTCGGGTGGGACCACGCCGACGAAGTCCTGCCGAGCGTGATTCCCCGACTCACCGAGGCCACGCGCTCGGAGGAACTCTCATCGTGGCGCCAACCCGTCGACGTGGCCGAACTCGTCTTCGACGCCTACGACGAACTCCCGGAACTCGCCGCGGAGGGCGCGGACGCCGAGTGGGACGCGCCCGAGGGCTTCATCGACACGCTCCTCAGCGACGACCCGGAGGAGATAGTGACCGCGATGAAGGCCGCGGTCCAGAACGGCGCGACCCCCGACGGACTCGCCGGTGCCGTCGCGCAGGCCGCGGGCCGCCGGGTCGCGCGGTTCGGCACCTCCAACGAGTTCGGCGACTGGGACACGGTCCACCACACCTACACCTACGCCAACGCGGTCCAGAAGGCCGCCCTGCGGACCGACTCGATGGCCGCTTACCGCGCCGCCGTCGCCGGAGCGATGAGCGTCTACCTCGACCGGTTCCTCAACACCCCGCCGACGCCGATTCCCGACGGGACCGAGGTCGATGCGCCCGACGACCTCCGCGAGGAACTGCTCGCTCTCTTCGACGAGGAGGGCGAAGTCGATTCGGCCGGCCGACTGGTCGCGGCGTATCTGGCGGACGGCGGCGACCCCGCCGAGTTGAAGCGGGTCCTGGGCGAGGGTCTGCTCCGGGAGGACGCCGACTTCCACACGCTCCAGAACGTCGAGGCGGCCTTCCAGCAGTTCGACCTGACCGAGGACCCGGAGCGGGCGCACACGCACTTGGTAGCTACCGCGCGCTACGTCTCCGCGCACGTTCCCACGCGGCGCTCGGCCGAGCAGACCTACACCATCGCGGACCGACTCCGCCGCGGCGAGAGGATTCACGAATCCGACTGA
- a CDS encoding acyl-CoA thioesterase, whose translation MQQQSARRTATLADSHTETTEILMPDDTNNLGRALGGSVLHWMDICGAIAARRFSRRQVVTASMDHVDFLAPIDLGDVVVTEAYVFETGESSMEVKVDVYAERPSADARRETATSFFTFVALDDDEEAASVPELRCPTDEQEAKRERALQERAKRRAELAERE comes from the coding sequence ATGCAACAGCAGTCGGCACGCCGGACCGCGACGCTGGCGGACTCCCACACCGAGACGACCGAGATTCTGATGCCCGACGACACCAACAATCTCGGCCGGGCGCTGGGCGGGTCGGTCCTCCACTGGATGGACATCTGCGGCGCGATAGCGGCCCGGCGGTTCTCCCGGCGACAGGTCGTCACGGCGTCGATGGACCACGTCGACTTCCTCGCGCCAATCGACCTCGGCGACGTGGTCGTGACCGAGGCCTACGTCTTCGAGACCGGCGAGTCGAGCATGGAGGTCAAGGTGGACGTGTACGCCGAGCGACCCAGTGCCGACGCGCGCCGCGAGACCGCGACTTCGTTCTTCACGTTCGTCGCGTTGGACGACGACGAGGAGGCCGCGAGCGTGCCGGAGTTGCGGTGTCCGACCGACGAGCAGGAGGCGAAACGGGAGCGCGCTCTGCAAGAGCGCGCGAAGCGCCGGGCGGAGTTGGCCGAACGCGAGTGA